A part of Vespertiliibacter pulmonis genomic DNA contains:
- a CDS encoding DegQ family serine endoprotease has translation MKNSMKKTLLASLILGFGAMALPTIVAANLPLVVEGQELPSLAPMLEKVRPAVVSIAVEGKTKVDRRAEIDIPEEFEFFFGPGISRDRAPRQFRGEGSGAIIDADKGYVITNNHVIDNADKITVKLDDGREFKAKLVGADPQSDVALLKIENPKNLTAIKIADSDKLRVGDFTVAIGNPFGLGQTVTSGIVSALGRSTGNSDEGYESYIQTDAAVNRGNSGGPLINLKGELIGINTAIISPSGGNAGIAFAIPSNMANNLVQQILEFGEVKRGLLGIKGGELNADLAKEFNVDAQQGAFVSEVLADSAASKAGLKAGDVIIGINGQKIRSFAELRAKVATTGSGKTIELTYLRDGKETTTKVTLQADEQSKTSANSLLPALKGAEFSNYNSKGVKGVELTKVEKGSVADSRGFKKGDIIVGVNRREVETIGDLRKVLDTKPSAVALNILRDGSNFYVIVQ, from the coding sequence ATGAAAAATAGTATGAAAAAAACATTGCTTGCCTCACTTATTTTGGGATTTGGTGCAATGGCTTTGCCGACAATTGTAGCTGCTAACTTACCGCTTGTCGTAGAAGGTCAAGAACTTCCTAGCCTTGCCCCAATGCTTGAAAAAGTTCGTCCTGCGGTAGTGAGTATTGCAGTGGAAGGGAAAACAAAAGTAGATAGACGGGCAGAGATAGATATTCCTGAAGAATTTGAATTTTTCTTTGGACCGGGTATATCAAGAGATCGTGCTCCTCGCCAATTTAGAGGGGAAGGTTCGGGCGCTATTATTGATGCAGATAAAGGGTACGTTATTACCAATAATCATGTCATTGATAATGCAGATAAAATCACCGTAAAATTAGACGATGGACGAGAATTTAAAGCAAAATTGGTAGGGGCAGACCCTCAATCTGATGTGGCATTATTAAAAATTGAAAATCCTAAAAATTTAACGGCAATAAAAATAGCAGATTCCGATAAATTAAGAGTGGGAGATTTTACCGTGGCTATTGGTAATCCTTTTGGATTAGGACAAACGGTAACATCGGGTATTGTCTCAGCGTTAGGGCGTTCAACAGGAAATAGTGATGAAGGCTATGAAAGCTATATTCAAACAGATGCAGCGGTAAACCGTGGTAATTCTGGCGGCCCTTTAATCAATCTAAAAGGTGAATTGATCGGAATTAATACGGCAATTATTTCACCGAGTGGTGGTAATGCAGGGATTGCATTTGCGATTCCAAGTAATATGGCAAATAATTTAGTACAACAAATTTTAGAATTTGGTGAAGTGAAGCGAGGTCTGTTAGGCATTAAAGGCGGCGAGTTAAATGCTGATCTAGCTAAAGAGTTTAATGTCGATGCGCAACAAGGTGCGTTTGTAAGTGAAGTGTTAGCCGATTCAGCTGCTTCCAAAGCAGGGCTAAAAGCAGGTGATGTTATCATAGGCATTAATGGACAAAAAATCCGTAGTTTTGCGGAACTGCGTGCTAAAGTTGCTACAACGGGATCAGGCAAGACAATTGAGCTAACCTATTTGCGAGATGGCAAAGAAACCACGACTAAGGTTACACTACAAGCAGATGAACAGAGTAAAACCAGTGCAAATAGCTTGCTCCCTGCATTAAAAGGCGCTGAATTTAGCAACTATAATAGCAAAGGTGTAAAAGGTGTTGAGCTGACAAAGGTTGAAAAAGGATCAGTTGCGGATAGTAGAGGCTTCAAAAAAGGCGATATTATTGTTGGTGTAAACCGCCGTGAGGTTGAGACGATTGGTGATTTACGAAAAGTATTAGATACAAAACCTTCAGCCGTTGCATTGAATATTTTGAGAGATGGCTCAAACTTTTATGTGATTGTGCAGTAA
- the clpP gene encoding ATP-dependent Clp endopeptidase proteolytic subunit ClpP — MSVIPMVVEQSSKGERAYDIYSRLLKERIIFLNGGVEDEMAKLIVAQLLFLEAEDPEKDIHLYINSPGGSVTAGMAIFDTMNFIKPDVSTVCIGQACSMGAFLLSAGTKGKRFALPHARVMIHQPLGGFRGQASDIQIHAQEILKIKQTLNQRMAEHTGQPLEKVEKDTDRDNFMSAEEAQAYGLIDKVVTHRDNK; from the coding sequence ATGTCAGTTATTCCAATGGTTGTAGAGCAAAGCTCTAAAGGGGAGCGTGCTTACGATATTTATTCACGTTTACTCAAAGAACGTATTATTTTCTTAAATGGCGGTGTGGAAGATGAAATGGCAAAGTTAATTGTTGCTCAATTACTCTTTTTAGAAGCCGAAGATCCAGAAAAAGATATTCATTTATATATCAATTCCCCAGGCGGATCAGTTACTGCGGGAATGGCAATTTTCGATACAATGAATTTTATCAAACCTGATGTGAGTACCGTGTGTATTGGACAAGCCTGTTCAATGGGAGCATTTTTACTCTCTGCTGGGACAAAGGGCAAACGTTTTGCACTTCCTCACGCACGCGTGATGATTCATCAGCCATTAGGTGGGTTCCGTGGTCAAGCGTCTGATATTCAGATCCACGCTCAAGAAATTTTAAAAATTAAGCAAACCTTAAATCAGCGTATGGCAGAGCATACAGGGCAGCCATTAGAAAAAGTCGAAAAAGATACAGATCGTGATAATTTTATGTCAGCAGAAGAAGCCCAAGCCTACGGCTTAATCGATAAAGTGGTTACACATAGAGATAATAAATAA
- the clpX gene encoding ATP-dependent protease ATP-binding subunit ClpX, producing MSKIEKEPHCSFCGKRRNEVDALIEGTEGHICNECIEESYALLNGDEEILTEGDIQDAEVGFFDKVPTPHEIHAYLNDYVIGQDHAKKVLSVAVYNHYKRLRNAFLPNQDDEKVELGKSNILLIGPTGSGKTLLAESLANRLNVPFAVADATTLTQAGYVGEDVENVIQKLLMKCDYDPEKAERGIIFIDEIDKITRKSENPSLTRDVSGEGVQQALLKLVEGTVANINPQGGRKHPKQETIPVDTSKILFICGGAFAGLDKIIETRTNKQGGIGFGAELKKDKDRQALTELFKQVEPEDLVKFGLIPELIGRLPVITPLAELDEAALIQILTEPKNAIIKQYQVLFKMEGVELKFTKDALIEIARKAISRKTGARGLRSIVEDLLLDTMYDLPSLNAKKVTVGKACVEKGEKPKVE from the coding sequence ATGAGTAAAATTGAAAAAGAGCCACATTGTAGTTTTTGTGGTAAACGCCGTAATGAAGTTGATGCCTTAATTGAAGGAACAGAAGGGCATATTTGTAACGAATGTATTGAAGAATCTTATGCGTTATTGAATGGCGATGAAGAGATTTTAACAGAAGGTGATATACAAGACGCAGAAGTAGGCTTTTTTGATAAAGTCCCAACTCCCCACGAAATTCACGCTTATTTAAATGATTATGTTATTGGGCAAGATCACGCTAAAAAGGTACTTTCGGTGGCAGTTTATAATCATTATAAACGCTTGCGTAATGCATTTTTACCTAACCAAGATGATGAAAAAGTAGAGTTAGGGAAAAGTAATATTTTACTTATCGGCCCAACAGGAAGCGGTAAAACCTTGTTAGCTGAAAGCCTTGCGAATCGTTTAAATGTCCCGTTTGCCGTGGCTGATGCGACAACATTAACCCAAGCAGGCTATGTAGGGGAAGATGTTGAAAATGTGATTCAAAAATTATTGATGAAATGTGATTACGATCCTGAAAAAGCAGAGCGTGGTATTATTTTCATCGATGAAATTGATAAAATTACCCGTAAATCGGAAAATCCATCGCTTACTCGAGATGTATCTGGTGAGGGTGTCCAACAAGCGTTGTTGAAATTAGTGGAAGGAACAGTCGCAAATATCAATCCGCAAGGCGGACGTAAGCACCCGAAACAGGAGACAATTCCTGTTGATACATCTAAAATTTTATTTATTTGTGGTGGTGCTTTTGCAGGTTTAGATAAAATCATTGAGACCCGTACGAATAAACAAGGTGGTATTGGTTTTGGTGCAGAATTGAAAAAAGATAAAGATCGTCAAGCACTCACGGAATTATTTAAGCAAGTAGAGCCTGAAGATTTAGTAAAATTTGGTTTAATTCCTGAATTAATAGGGCGTTTACCGGTTATTACGCCGCTTGCAGAACTTGATGAAGCTGCATTAATTCAAATTTTAACTGAACCTAAGAATGCGATTATCAAACAGTATCAAGTGTTATTCAAAATGGAAGGTGTTGAGCTGAAATTCACTAAAGATGCGTTGATTGAAATTGCACGAAAAGCAATTTCTCGTAAAACGGGTGCTCGTGGTTTACGTTCTATTGTCGAAGATTTATTGTTAGATACAATGTATGATCTCCCTTCATTGAATGCTAAAAAAGTCACTGTGGGTAAAGCTTGTGTAGAAAAAGGCGAAAAACCAAAAGTGGAATAA
- the gltX gene encoding glutamate--tRNA ligase, protein MKISPLFPLDPNVKVRTRFAPSPTGYLHVGGARTALYSWLYAKHNHGEFVLRIEDTDLERSTPEATAAILEGMEWLNLEWEHGPYYQTKRFDRYNQVIDQMLEQGLAYRCYCSKERLDALRAEQEASKEKPRYDRYCLHNPPKDINAPHVVRFKNPTEGSVIFDDAVRGRIEISNSELDDLIIRRTDGSPTYNFCVVVDDWDMGITHVVRGEDHINNTPRQINILKALNAPIPVYAHVSMILGDDGQKLSKRHGAVGVMQYRDDGYLPEALVNYLVRLGWGHGDQEIFTREEMIELFNLEAVSKSASAFNTEKLQWLNQHYIRTLDPHYVARHLEWHMQHQGIDYHNGPALPEIVTVLGERCKTLKEMATASRYFFEEFDHYDEKAAAKNFKTEAIAPLTKLFEKLTACNEWSVENIHNAMEQTAQELEIGMGKVGMPFRLAVTGSGQSPSMDITAKLVGKERTLTRIQKAITFIKANVS, encoded by the coding sequence ATGAAGATCTCTCCCCTTTTCCCATTAGACCCGAATGTAAAAGTTCGTACTCGTTTCGCACCTAGTCCAACAGGCTACTTACACGTTGGCGGAGCAAGAACCGCTTTGTACTCTTGGCTCTATGCAAAACATAACCACGGTGAATTTGTATTGCGTATTGAAGATACCGATTTAGAACGCTCTACACCAGAAGCGACTGCTGCTATTTTAGAAGGTATGGAATGGCTCAATTTAGAATGGGAACACGGACCATATTATCAAACTAAACGATTTGATCGTTACAACCAAGTAATCGATCAAATGCTTGAACAAGGGCTTGCTTATCGCTGTTATTGCTCTAAAGAACGGTTAGATGCACTACGAGCAGAACAAGAAGCAAGCAAAGAAAAACCACGTTATGATCGCTACTGTTTACATAATCCGCCGAAAGATATCAATGCCCCTCACGTTGTTCGTTTTAAAAACCCAACGGAAGGATCAGTAATTTTTGATGACGCCGTGCGTGGACGGATTGAGATAAGCAATAGTGAATTAGATGATTTAATTATTCGCCGCACAGATGGCTCACCAACCTATAACTTCTGCGTAGTCGTTGATGATTGGGATATGGGCATCACCCACGTTGTACGGGGAGAAGATCATATCAATAACACTCCACGCCAAATTAATATTTTAAAAGCTTTAAATGCACCAATTCCTGTCTATGCTCACGTTTCAATGATTTTAGGCGATGATGGACAAAAACTGTCAAAACGACACGGTGCAGTTGGCGTAATGCAATACCGTGATGATGGCTATCTTCCTGAAGCCTTAGTCAATTACTTAGTCCGTTTAGGTTGGGGACACGGTGATCAAGAAATTTTTACCCGTGAAGAAATGATTGAATTATTCAATTTAGAAGCCGTGAGCAAATCTGCTAGTGCTTTTAATACTGAAAAGTTGCAATGGCTTAACCAACATTATATCCGCACGCTTGATCCACATTATGTTGCTCGCCATTTAGAATGGCATATGCAACATCAAGGAATTGATTACCACAATGGTCCAGCACTCCCTGAAATTGTTACTGTGTTGGGTGAACGTTGCAAAACCTTGAAAGAGATGGCAACGGCAAGCCGTTATTTCTTTGAAGAATTTGATCATTATGATGAGAAAGCAGCTGCTAAAAATTTCAAAACCGAAGCGATTGCTCCCTTAACAAAATTATTTGAGAAACTGACCGCTTGTAATGAATGGAGTGTTGAAAATATCCACAATGCAATGGAACAAACAGCTCAAGAACTTGAGATTGGAATGGGGAAAGTTGGTATGCCATTCCGCCTTGCTGTAACAGGCTCTGGACAATCACCGTCAATGGATATTACGGCAAAATTAGTCGGTAAAGAACGAACACTTACTCGCATACAAAAAGCTATCACCTTCATTAAAGCTAACGTAAGCTAG
- a CDS encoding TatD family hydrolase: MQFFDTHTHLDYLSYDTQLSISQLLANAKQQNVERILVVAVMAKNFDKVIACSQTEPEHIVYGLGLHPLYIQIHQLADLDLLENQLSNRSSHFTAIAEIGLDRAIENITTAEYWYKQQQFLESQLALAKRYDLPVNLHSRKSHDQLFVFLKKANLTSTGVVHGFAGSYEQAKRFVDLGYKIGVGGTITYPRANKTRQAIAKLPLDALLLETDSPDMPVLGFQGKPNRPERLVITFNSLCELRKETSEQIAESIWQQSNQLFWLK; the protein is encoded by the coding sequence ATGCAATTTTTTGATACCCATACACACTTAGACTATTTGAGCTATGATACACAGCTTTCTATATCCCAATTGCTAGCTAATGCTAAGCAACAAAATGTTGAACGAATTTTAGTTGTTGCCGTAATGGCAAAAAATTTTGATAAAGTGATCGCTTGTAGCCAAACTGAACCCGAACATATTGTTTACGGGCTGGGTTTACACCCTCTCTATATTCAAATTCATCAACTTGCAGATCTTGATTTACTCGAAAACCAATTATCAAACCGTTCTTCCCACTTTACTGCTATTGCCGAAATTGGTTTAGATCGAGCCATCGAAAATATTACGACAGCAGAATATTGGTACAAACAACAACAATTTTTAGAAAGCCAGCTAGCCCTTGCCAAGCGGTATGATCTGCCTGTTAATTTACATTCCCGTAAAAGCCACGATCAACTTTTCGTCTTTCTAAAAAAAGCGAATTTAACTAGCACAGGCGTTGTTCACGGGTTTGCAGGCAGTTATGAGCAGGCAAAACGATTTGTCGATCTTGGTTATAAAATCGGCGTAGGTGGTACAATTACTTACCCTCGAGCAAATAAAACTCGCCAAGCGATTGCAAAATTACCCCTTGATGCTCTACTGCTTGAAACAGATTCACCTGATATGCCTGTTCTAGGATTTCAAGGCAAACCAAACCGTCCAGAACGTTTAGTCATTACCTTTAATTCACTTTGTGAACTTCGCAAAGAAACTTCAGAGCAAATCGCAGAAAGTATTTGGCAACAAAGCAATCAACTATTTTGGCTAAAATAA
- the pilW gene encoding type IV pilus biogenesis/stability protein PilW — MKIAIFLRYLTACIVLCYLSGCVNSISSEQREFNHSQAVKARVNLALAYLEQNDYPKAKENIDRAIKHDSNDYLPYSVQAYYYQQIGEPQNAEASYQQALELSKTQSLDKHPRPDVRNNYGTFLCKQGKFDAADIQFEQALKSQSHYYHQADTLENRILCALQAKNNEKLVQFLNQLEKLDQTRARELKKLLP, encoded by the coding sequence ATGAAAATTGCAATTTTTTTACGTTATCTTACCGCTTGTATTGTACTTTGTTACTTAAGTGGCTGTGTTAATTCTATTTCTTCTGAGCAACGTGAATTTAATCATTCACAAGCGGTTAAAGCACGAGTTAATTTAGCATTAGCTTATTTAGAACAGAATGATTATCCAAAAGCAAAAGAAAACATTGATAGGGCAATAAAACACGATTCAAATGATTACCTACCTTATTCTGTTCAGGCTTATTATTACCAGCAAATTGGAGAGCCACAAAATGCGGAGGCTAGTTATCAGCAAGCTCTTGAATTGAGTAAAACACAATCATTAGATAAACATCCTCGTCCTGATGTGCGTAATAATTATGGTACTTTTTTATGTAAGCAAGGGAAATTTGATGCTGCTGATATTCAATTTGAACAAGCCTTAAAAAGCCAATCTCACTACTATCATCAAGCAGATACATTAGAAAATCGAATATTATGTGCTTTACAGGCAAAAAATAATGAGAAATTAGTTCAGTTTCTTAATCAGTTAGAAAAGTTAGATCAAACAAGAGCTAGAGAGCTGAAAAAATTATTGCCTTAA
- a CDS encoding SufE family protein, whose product MSLNEIYSLFKTSKSWEERHRLLIQFSRQLSKPSEEELATLPEIHGCESRLWFNFSLEPRQISAYSDARLMQGILAILNIALSEKTLEQLQQFDIQALFDELQLSRHLTSTRLNGLKQIQQIVQTTANQ is encoded by the coding sequence ATGTCTTTAAATGAAATCTATTCTCTTTTTAAAACGAGCAAATCTTGGGAAGAAAGACACCGCTTGTTAATTCAATTTAGCCGCCAATTATCTAAACCGAGTGAAGAAGAACTCGCTACCTTACCTGAAATTCACGGCTGTGAAAGTCGTTTATGGTTCAACTTTAGCCTTGAACCCCGTCAAATTTCAGCATATAGCGACGCTCGTCTAATGCAAGGTATTTTAGCTATTTTGAATATTGCTCTTTCTGAAAAAACGCTCGAACAGTTACAACAATTTGATATTCAAGCCTTGTTTGATGAGTTGCAACTTTCTCGACATTTAACCAGCACTCGTTTGAATGGTTTAAAACAAATTCAACAGATTGTTCAAACAACCGCTAACCAATGA
- a CDS encoding double zinc ribbon domain-containing protein: MFWGFRCFHCHKPLSISSHGFCSRCVKLVVTSPYCGRCGSPLLEYSMSCGNCLSNEPKWHQLVQISGYKPPLAQWIHRFKFQHQYQLNQALSRLLLLAIYNARRQYNLILPDVILPVPLFWKRQWQRGFNQSEQLASPLAKWLNIPLDCQSLTRIRSTSPQRELTAQQRRYNLRGAFHYQPIHTYQRVAVVDDVVTTGSTLNAICLELLRQNVKHIQVWTLARA; encoded by the coding sequence ATGTTTTGGGGATTTCGCTGTTTTCACTGTCATAAGCCGTTGTCGATAAGCTCTCACGGTTTTTGCTCTCGTTGTGTAAAATTAGTGGTAACTTCGCCTTATTGTGGGCGGTGTGGTTCTCCGCTATTGGAATATAGTATGAGTTGTGGAAATTGTTTATCTAATGAGCCTAAATGGCATCAATTAGTACAAATTTCTGGTTATAAACCACCGCTTGCACAATGGATTCACCGTTTTAAATTTCAACATCAATATCAATTAAATCAGGCATTATCTCGATTGTTACTATTGGCGATTTATAATGCTCGAAGGCAGTATAATCTGATTTTACCCGATGTGATTTTGCCTGTACCCCTGTTCTGGAAAAGACAGTGGCAACGAGGGTTTAATCAATCGGAACAGCTTGCTAGCCCTTTAGCTAAATGGTTGAATATTCCGTTAGATTGTCAAAGTTTGACCCGTATTCGTTCAACTTCACCACAACGAGAGCTTACAGCTCAACAACGGCGGTATAATTTAAGAGGAGCATTTCACTATCAGCCTATCCATACTTATCAACGTGTAGCGGTTGTCGATGATGTTGTTACTACTGGCTCTACGCTCAATGCAATTTGTTTGGAACTCCTTCGCCAAAATGTGAAACACATTCAAGTTTGGACATTAGCAAGGGCTTAA
- a CDS encoding carbon starvation protein A translates to MLWFLFCIAVLVLGYFIYGTIIEKIFVINPKKATPAYTMQDGVDYMPMSKSRIWLIQLLNIAGTGPIFGPILGALYGPVAMLWIVLGCIFAGAVHDYFCGMLSVRNGGASMPNLAGKYLGSPVKLFINLLAVVLLFLVGVVFVISPAKLLSSITVESFGSDTDGGLTVWGMNQTTVITVWTILIFCYYVLATLLPIDKIIGKIYPFFGALLLFMSVGMVYGLVSSHFSATDPIEFFRTVDGITADKFFQNFQVKGDVPIWPLLFLTISCGALSGFHATQTPLMARCAENEKEGRFIFYGAMITEGVIALIWCTVGLSFYENPQMLQDAISAGTPSKVVYDSSIHFLGFVGGIFAILGVVVLPITSGDTAFRAARLIIAEFFNIEQRSLIKRLLISIPLFAVAFYIIASNVKFDIIWRYFNWANQTTAAVMLWTAAAYLYRYKKFHWVCTIPAAFISAVSFTFLAYNKAMGFGLDYQLSVYIGLGLTVLCLVLFFILLKPLGPSDPDINVDDITKA, encoded by the coding sequence ATGTTGTGGTTCTTATTTTGTATTGCCGTCTTAGTACTTGGTTACTTCATATACGGTACAATTATTGAAAAAATCTTTGTTATTAATCCGAAAAAAGCAACACCTGCATATACAATGCAAGATGGCGTGGATTATATGCCAATGTCGAAAAGCCGTATTTGGCTTATCCAATTATTAAATATTGCAGGAACAGGACCAATCTTTGGCCCTATCCTAGGTGCATTATATGGACCTGTTGCAATGCTATGGATTGTTTTAGGCTGTATTTTTGCAGGGGCAGTACACGACTATTTTTGCGGAATGCTAAGTGTTCGTAATGGCGGAGCATCAATGCCAAACCTAGCAGGTAAATACCTCGGTTCACCTGTGAAACTATTTATCAATCTGCTTGCAGTCGTTCTTCTTTTCCTTGTTGGTGTTGTCTTTGTTATTAGCCCTGCTAAATTGCTAAGCTCAATTACCGTTGAATCCTTTGGCTCTGATACAGACGGCGGCCTAACCGTATGGGGAATGAACCAAACAACTGTCATTACCGTATGGACGATTCTCATCTTCTGCTACTATGTATTAGCAACACTTTTACCAATTGATAAAATCATTGGTAAAATCTACCCATTCTTTGGGGCACTATTGCTATTTATGTCTGTGGGTATGGTATACGGTTTAGTTTCAAGCCACTTTAGTGCGACTGACCCCATTGAATTTTTCCGTACCGTTGATGGTATTACCGCTGATAAATTCTTCCAGAATTTCCAAGTAAAAGGTGATGTTCCTATTTGGCCACTCCTTTTCTTAACAATTTCTTGTGGTGCATTATCAGGTTTCCACGCAACACAAACACCATTGATGGCCCGCTGTGCTGAAAATGAGAAAGAAGGACGCTTTATTTTCTATGGAGCAATGATTACAGAAGGCGTGATTGCATTAATTTGGTGTACTGTTGGTCTTTCATTCTATGAAAATCCACAAATGTTACAAGATGCAATCTCAGCAGGCACACCATCTAAAGTAGTCTATGACTCATCTATTCACTTCTTAGGCTTTGTGGGCGGTATTTTCGCTATTCTTGGTGTAGTCGTTCTCCCAATTACCTCTGGTGACACTGCATTTCGTGCTGCACGTTTAATCATTGCTGAATTCTTTAATATTGAACAACGTTCGTTAATTAAACGTTTATTGATTTCAATTCCATTATTTGCTGTTGCATTTTATATTATCGCTTCAAATGTGAAATTTGATATCATCTGGCGTTATTTCAACTGGGCAAACCAAACCACTGCCGCAGTAATGCTATGGACTGCTGCAGCTTACTTATACCGCTATAAGAAATTCCACTGGGTATGTACCATTCCTGCGGCATTCATTAGTGCAGTATCCTTTACATTCCTTGCCTATAATAAAGCGATGGGATTTGGTTTAGACTACCAACTCTCAGTTTATATCGGCTTAGGATTAACAGTATTATGCCTCGTGTTATTCTTCATTCTACTTAAACCATTAGGTCCTTCTGATCCTGATATAAATGTTGATGATATAACCAAAGCCTAA
- a CDS encoding bifunctional tRNA (adenosine(37)-C2)-methyltransferase TrmG/ribosomal RNA large subunit methyltransferase RlmN, which translates to MSEQIQATNVGCQSEQEISKKEKINLLNLNRQQMRELFAEMGEKPFRADQLMKWIYHFGEDNFDNMTNINKVLREKLKQVAEIKAPEVAVEQRSADGTIKWAMWVGDQQIETVYIPEDDRATLCVSSQVGCALACTFCSTAQQGFNRNLSVSEIIGQVWRASKIVGNFGVTGVRPITNVVMMGMGEPLLNMNNVIPSMEIMLDDFAYGLSKRRVTLSTSGVVPALDKMREQIDVALAISLHAPNDELRDEIVPINKKYNIKMLIDSVNKYLEVSNANHGKVTIEYVMLNQVNDSIEHAHQLAEVLKNTPSKINLIPWNPFPEAPYAKSSNTRIDRFQKTLMEYGFTVTVRKTRGDDIDAACGQLAGDVIDRTKRTLEKRKFGEGISVKAH; encoded by the coding sequence ATGTCTGAACAGATTCAAGCAACCAATGTAGGTTGTCAAAGCGAACAAGAAATCTCTAAAAAAGAGAAAATTAATTTATTAAATCTAAATCGCCAGCAGATGCGGGAGCTATTTGCTGAAATGGGCGAAAAACCTTTTCGTGCAGATCAATTAATGAAATGGATTTACCATTTTGGTGAAGATAATTTTGATAATATGACGAATATTAACAAAGTACTGCGTGAAAAATTAAAACAAGTAGCGGAAATTAAAGCCCCAGAGGTTGCAGTAGAGCAACGTTCGGCAGACGGTACAATCAAATGGGCTATGTGGGTTGGTGATCAGCAGATAGAAACTGTTTATATCCCCGAAGATGATCGAGCAACATTATGCGTTTCTTCTCAAGTAGGGTGTGCGTTAGCATGTACATTTTGCTCAACTGCACAACAAGGCTTTAACCGTAATTTGAGTGTGTCAGAAATTATAGGGCAGGTTTGGCGAGCATCAAAAATTGTCGGTAATTTTGGTGTAACAGGCGTACGACCGATTACCAATGTTGTTATGATGGGAATGGGCGAGCCATTGCTTAATATGAATAATGTTATTCCGTCTATGGAAATTATGTTAGATGATTTTGCCTATGGGCTATCAAAACGCCGAGTTACCCTTTCTACATCGGGTGTTGTGCCTGCATTGGATAAAATGCGAGAGCAAATTGATGTGGCGTTAGCAATTTCGTTGCACGCCCCAAATGATGAATTACGAGATGAAATTGTACCGATCAACAAGAAATATAATATCAAAATGTTGATTGATTCCGTGAATAAATATCTCGAAGTATCAAATGCAAATCACGGTAAAGTAACGATTGAATATGTTATGCTTAATCAAGTAAATGATAGTATTGAACACGCTCACCAGTTAGCCGAAGTGTTAAAAAATACGCCGAGTAAAATTAATTTGATTCCGTGGAACCCGTTTCCTGAAGCGCCTTATGCGAAAAGTTCCAATACGCGTATTGATCGTTTCCAGAAAACGCTAATGGAGTATGGCTTTACCGTTACGGTACGGAAAACTCGGGGTGATGATATTGATGCAGCCTGTGGACAGCTTGCAGGTGATGTTATTGATAGAACCAAACGCACTCTTGAAAAACGTAAATTTGGCGAAGGTATTAGCGTCAAAGCACATTGA
- a CDS encoding transcriptional regulator → MKIQTEKEKFSQRLKLAISSAYPQQMKTSEIATKFNLQYENEAVTPQAVHKWLNSLAIPANDKIQTLSKWLNVKPEWLRYGTTEEKSYSAVDDVLIEMISKLSEEQKVSLVQFISGFYKS, encoded by the coding sequence ATGAAAATTCAAACAGAAAAAGAAAAATTCAGCCAACGTCTTAAGCTAGCTATTTCTTCTGCCTATCCACAGCAAATGAAAACGAGCGAAATTGCGACTAAATTTAATCTTCAATATGAAAATGAAGCTGTTACGCCACAAGCTGTTCATAAGTGGTTAAATAGTTTAGCTATCCCTGCTAATGATAAAATTCAAACGCTGTCTAAATGGCTAAACGTAAAGCCTGAATGGCTAAGATATGGCACAACAGAAGAGAAAAGCTATTCAGCCGTTGATGATGTTTTAATTGAAATGATTAGTAAACTAAGCGAAGAACAGAAAGTATCGTTAGTACAATTTATTAGTGGATTTTATAAAAGTTAA